CTACTTCAGCTGTCGGCGCGCAGCGGCGATCTACCCGTTCAGCAATACATGGTGGGCAACTCGATAAGACTACTGGTCAAGACTCCAAACACCGATGCCGTCAGTTCCCAGCAACTCGAAGATGAATTGAAAGAAATCCTCAAGGATTACTCTCAGTACTCTCCATATGTAGCCTCACCCCTCTTGATAATATCCGGTGTCAACAGCGAGATCCTCGCCAGCCAGGTGAGCACGATCGTATGGGCCCTGATAGTTATAACTCTGCTCCTGATAGTTGTCTTCAGGTCCTTCAAGTTGGCGTTAGTGTCGGTTCTGCCGATCGCCTTATCGGTATTCTTCAATTTCTCTTACATGGCTATACTGGGCATTAAGCTGGAGATTTCTACCGCAATTGTCGCGGGAATACTGCTTGGGATGACCATAGATTACGCGATCCATCTCGTCAACAGGTTCACAGAGACGAAAGATATATACAGGGCTAGACAGGAAGTCAGGCCGGCGATATTTTCCAACACCTTAGCGCTGGCGGGGGGCTTCGCAACACTCGTGTTCGCTCCTCTGAGGTTATTTTCTGGGCTTGGATTGCTTCTTGCCATCGGCATGGTTACCGGCGCCATTCTGACTCTCGCATTGATACCACATACAATCAGGAACTCGAAAAAGCCTATTCGTTGATCTGCCTGTCTCCTATGAAGAGCTTCACATCATTGCGAGAGAGTAAAGTCTCCAGGAACTCCTTTTCTGACCTCTCGCCGAAGGCGTACTCGAGAAAACTGTTTATGGATTTGTATAGGTATTCCTCGCCACCGCTGGTCATGAAAGTGCCGGTGAAGCCCAGGTAATGGGCCAGCGGCGACAGATGGTCCAGCATCGCAAAATCCGGGTGGTTGGCGTTAGGTAGCTTTAGGAGATACGGTTTAACCTCACCACTATTTGTCAGAAGGTGAAGATTCCCCGCCTCTTCTCTCTCCAGCCAATTGCCAGTTTCCATAATGAGAGTCGGTATATTCATCCCCACCTTGAGTTCATCGTCGGTCATTACGAAGAGCGCCGGGTCGAAGGAGATCAGCGCATCGATTCTCTTCTCAAACAGCGAGAGGAAATGAACCACGCCTCCACCGCCGGAATGACCGAAGACCGCTATTCTATCGGTATCTAAAAAGCCTAACGGGAGCCTGTCACCGTCGGCCATGTTTTCCAACTCATCGATAACGAAGGAAAAATCGTCGGCCATCAGTTCCATACCAAGCCTTACGCCCTCTTCGAAGCTATGTGCGCCGGGAAATTGTTCGGCCCTCTCTCTGGAAAAATGAACCTGTGTACCATCGGAGAACTCCACGACGGCCGCCGAGTAAGGGTGTTCGATACCTATCACCACGTATCCCCTGCTGGCGAGATACTCCGCAAAAGAGAAGTAGAGGGGTACGATGGCCGGAGTACCGGGTGAAAATATCACCACGGGAGCACCACCTTCGATCATGAGAGGTTTGGCTTCAATGTAGGAGTTAGATTTCACAGTTCTGAGGTGCTGGAAAATAATCGCCGGCAGATCGTAGTTGCTGGCCAGGCTGTTTATGAACAAAGGAGCGTTCCTGAGCCAGGGACTTCTCCTGTTGCCAGACGTGTCTGCTGCCGGGTACCAAACATCCACGACCAGCCTCCTGGACATGGTAACGTCGGCGAAGGGGTCCTGTCTGGATTTGTCTTCGAGCTCGATTATCTTCAATCCCACATCGTACCTGCCTCCGGGAGAGGGCCATGTCACGGTTGGAAAGAGATAAACCATCAGACCGACGATGGCTGCCAGAGAGAGTCCTATGAGAATACCGGTATCTATATTTCCCTTTTTTCTCTTCACAAGTATCACCTCAACTCAATTATCGCATAAAAAATATCGGAAAACAGCGCCTCGACAAAACCATAGCAGAAATTACCATTATGATCGTTGATTTGCGGCCGTATCTGATAGCGCGGTTCATATACTGTAAAATGATGAGAGAATACAGTTGTTCACGAAATCAGTTAGTCTGGAGAGACCTTTATGAGAGTGGAGAGATTGCTGGGAATCACCATAGTCCTGCTTGGCAGGAGAAGGGTTCCGGTTCGCGAATTGGCCGAGAGGTTCAGCGTCTCGTGCAGGACGATACACAGGGATCTCGATGCACTGTCGATGGCCGGTATCCCCGTGGTCACGGTTCGCGGAAGCGGTGGAGGCGTCGAAATAATGGAAGGATACAGACTCTCCAGCACCCTCTTTAACCAGGACGAACTGCTCTCGTCGATCGTCGCCCTAGAAGGACTGGGAAAGGCTCTCGACAGCGGCTCCATAACGAGCGCGCTCGAAAAGATAAAGGGGCTTCTCTCGAGAGAAGAGCAGGAAAGTATAGAGAAGGGAAGATCTCTCTTTCTGGATATCTCGCCATGGTTCTCCAGCAAGATAGAGGAACATATGCTGTCTCAGATCAGAGAAGCCATTTCGAAAAGCCTTCTTATCTCCTTCAGATACATGAACAACAAAGGCCAAGAATCGACCAGAAGAGTGGAACCCATGTCGCTCGTTTTCAAAGGCTATACATGGTATCTTTACGGGTATTGCCTGCTAAGGGACGATTACAGGTTCTTCAAGCTCTCCCGCATGGATGAACTTGAGATAACCTTGGAGAGTTTTATGCGCAGGGAGAAAGAGCTCGAAAAGAGGCGCGTGGAAAATTCCATCGACTGGCAGGAAAAACTGGAAAGGATAGTCATGAAGATCTCCTCGAAGGTCCGGGCAAGGGCCGTAGATATTTTTGGAAGGAAGGCAATCAAATTTATACCCGACGGCACCGGACTTGTGGAGGTTTTCTGGCCGCTAGACGAATGGGTATATTCTACAATCCTCTCTTTTGGAGCGGATATAATCGTTATCGAGCCCGAGTCTCTCAAAGACGAGATAAAGAAGAGACTGATATCCTCATTGAATAGGTATACATAAATTCCAAATATGACTAACTTATGTCATATTATTTCTGATATTATCCTCTCGGAGGTGATCGATGTGAAGATGTTAGCTTTCTGTGGAATCGATTGTGCGAATTGTCCAGCATACATCGCGACTTTCGAAAACAACGACCGGTTGAGGATCGAAACGGCCGCAAAGTGGTCGGAGATGTTTCGCTCTTCCTTAAAGAAGGAAGACATAAACTGTATGGGTTGCCACAGTGGCGGCCCTTTGTTCTCCTACTGCAACGAATGCGGGATAAGGAAATGCGCGCTGGAACAGAAAATCAAAGAAACTTGCGCCGAGTGCTCCGATTACTCCTGTCAATTGCTCACAGAGTTCCATAAAATGCTTCAGGACGAAAAGAAGCTTCTCGACAGGTTGCACTCGGAGATAGAAATGCGCAGCTGAACGGGGATATCGAGTCTCCCCGGTTCCGGCAAAAAATATTTAAGCCGGATATTCGAGAGAACGGGGGTGTGTCCATTTTGGAAAGAGAACGTTTCGATCGTTCGAGGAAATCAGCTAAAGAGTTCGGTGGCGTAGTGTATATATCTTTCGCCGCACCGGAAAAGAGATACTCTGCCATTACAAATATCCGATTAATTTAGTCATAAACCGAAAAAAGGCCGGAGACTCTTGAAAGCACCCTCCGGCCTTTTTTATTTCCTAGGGTTCCACTCTATGCCGGGCTTAATCGTTTCCAGTAGTCTCAATTTCCTTCTGGCTTCCTTTATACCCATCTTCTTGAGTATGAACTTGCCCAGGGCGTATTCGAAGGGAAACCACGATACATGGCCTATAGGGATTATGTACCTTCTGGGTCTTTTGAAAGCCTCCCACAACTGTTTCCTCGTCTGGTAGGGAAGGGTTTTGTCGAAGAGCGCTTCGATCATGGTCACCCTGTTCCGGTCGCTGAACCCGGCGTAGGCTAAAGGGTCTATCTTGAGGAGCGGGTGGAGATCGGATTCAATCAACTGCCTGACGCTGGAGAATTCACGCAACCTGTTAACATCTCTTTTGAAGCGTTCTTCGAGACGCTTCTCATCGTTTAGAAAGCCTTCCGATCCCAGCCCTCTGGCGAATGAACCTCTCAGGGATTTGAGAACGGGAGAGCCCCATATTATCCGGGCCATGTTGCCGCCGACCGTCATCAGAATCATGCTCTTGATCCTGTCGTCCAGAGCGTTCACTATGGTTGCCACCATCCCTCCCAGACAGTAACCGAAGAGACAGTTGTTGTCCCACCAGATCTTCTCCTGCTGAAGAAAATCGATCGTCGAGAGTGTATCCACGACCGCCTGTTCCCAGAACTTCACGAGTCTGGACAGATCATGGGAGAAGTAATCTTTGCCGCTCGTGGAGCCTGAGGCGGTTCTGGTGTAGTTCCCCGGGAGGATCATTACTGTGGCCTGAAGCCCGGCGCTAGCCAGATGGCTTCCCATCCAGAAGAGAAAGGGTATATTCACAGTTCCCAGGCCGTGTAGAATAATTATGGAGCCGACCGGGTTCTCTCTGGGCGAGAAGTGATAAAGCTCGACATTCTCGCTGCCCTTTGCACTGTTGACGTATCTGGAGGGATATCTGATCAGCGAACAACGGTAATGTTTTCCCTTGAATATATATCCGCTGGAAAAATCTATTCTCTCTTTAATGTAAGAAAAATCCGGAATCATATTTCAACCCTCTCTACGCGTCCACATAGCTCCCGGCAGAAGCCGTCGTCGTCGCTGATTATCACGGCGATCTTGCCGGCTTCGACGATTCTCTGAAGCAGACAGTTCAGGACTTTCAACAGCGATGGATCCAGTCCGATCGAAGGCTGTAAGAAGATGAAGAGATCGAAGGCTTTGAAGCCCATCTCTGCGAGTTCCCTGTCCTGGGTCGTTATGAGGGGGAGAAAGTTCTCGGCCAGTCCCATGGTTGCCAGATACTCTCTGACGGAGACAGGTGGCTCCCTGTTGACCAACGCCCATTTCTTGAAGGACCGGCGGAATTTGAAACTCTCCCTTTTTTGCAACATCTGACAGATCACGAAGCCGTTGTTTTTGTAGTTGGTTCGAAAGTACACCCTGTGCGAAGAAGTTTTACGGGCGAAACGCTCGAAGAAGTTCTTGGCTTCTTCGAATATCGGGACGGCGTTCTCTCTGAACGGGTTCTGACGGGTTATCGCCCTGGTGATCTCTCTCATCCCCTGTCTGCTTTTACAGAGCAGGCAGACGGTTTCTCCCTTCGTCAATCTCAAGATTTTGCCGGTGCCAGCCAGATCCTCCACAACGATGAAGGGCTCGCCGGATCTGTTTTCGATAGGCGCCGGAGGTAGCGGACGAAAATCCGCAAGGAGTTCGTCGGCATTTTCAGCCGTAACATCTATGAGTCTGCCGCGTTCGATTATCGAAAGAGAATCACCCAACGACATGATCTCGGGGTCAACTGTGGTGAGAAGCACGGAAATTCCTTCGGCCGTAAATTCTCCCAGGAGTTTCAGGGCTCTCTTATGGAGAGGTCTGGACAGACCCGTCAGGGCGTCGTCTATTATCAGCAGAGAGGGTTTCGATGCGATGGCTGTGGCTATTTCGAGGAAAAATTGAGAGTCGCGATCTATTTCCATCGCCTTTTTCGAAGGATCAATTTCAAGACCGACCCTCTCGAGTATGGCTCCTGCCAGCTGGTTCATCTTCTTTCTACTTGTCAGGAACTGGCCGATGCCCAAAAAGATATTTTCGGCGAGCGTGAGGTCCGGAACCAGCATATATTCCTGGTGAACCATGGCCATTCCCAGTTTCCTCGCATCTTTGAAGCTTTCGATCTCCACCTGATGGCCCTCGATGTACAGGCTACCGCTATCGCGCCCGAGCTGGCCGGTAAGGATCTTCACAAACGTCGATTTGCCTGAACCGTTCAGACCCCCTATCACGTGAAGCTCGCCGTGTTTTATGTTGAAATCTATTTTATCCAGAACCTTGTGGCCATCGAACGACTTTTCGATCGCTCTGGTTTCAAGTATCAAATCCACCACTCCTGTGACTGTTGCCAGGGATATTACTATACTACCACTCGCGGCGGTTTCGAAAAAGTTCTACGGTGAATTTATTCTCCATCAGGGTTGAACCAGAGGGATCAGGAGATACTGTCCGCTTTCGGGACTGCCGACGAGCAGGTTCTTCTCCTGTATCGAAAGGTTGAGCGCCTGGGCCTTCATTCTCGAAAGTACCGAATGCAGTCTGTGAGGGTCGATCTGAACGACGAAGCTGCCTCCGGAAAAGCTCGAGGCTATCGACTCATAGCGCAGGTTGGCGGCTTTTAGGTAGAAGCTGAGAGTCGAGTTTTTCGAGATCATCAGCACCGAGAAGCCCTTTCTGGAAAGTCTTGTGATCTTTCCCAGCGCTATCAGTAGTTCTCTCCTCTCCACCCTGTGTCCACAGTTGTTTCTTATCAGCGAAATCGGTGGAGAGAAAGTAGTTTCATCGGTGCAGACGGAGAACAGTAGCGGTCCGACCTTGAAGCCGAGTTCGGATATTCCGACCCCGGTGTCTATCTCTTCGACCTTCAACTCCTCAAAGGCCTTTACCAGATGGCGAACGGTAACGTACGGGATCGAAAAGGCGAAACCGTACCTGGGCAGGGATTCTATAGAGGCTACCAGAACCAGCTTGCCGGCGGCGGCGGCCATGTAGGTCTTTTCTTCTTTCGAAAAGATCTCGATCGAATCTCCCTCCATTGAAGCTGCCGAAACGAAATCGAGTCCGTCTCTGAACTCTTTCAGCGAATAGCGGAAGGAGAATTCGAACTTTCTCTCCATGAGCGGCAGTTCTTCCGTCCGCGTTCTGTCGAGAGTAAGCGTCTCGGAACCCGTTGATATTTTGATCTGGCTTCCGTCCGTTGAGA
This portion of the Mesotoga infera genome encodes:
- a CDS encoding alpha/beta hydrolase family protein, producing MKRKKGNIDTGILIGLSLAAIVGLMVYLFPTVTWPSPGGRYDVGLKIIELEDKSRQDPFADVTMSRRLVVDVWYPAADTSGNRRSPWLRNAPLFINSLASNYDLPAIIFQHLRTVKSNSYIEAKPLMIEGGAPVVIFSPGTPAIVPLYFSFAEYLASRGYVVIGIEHPYSAAVVEFSDGTQVHFSRERAEQFPGAHSFEEGVRLGMELMADDFSFVIDELENMADGDRLPLGFLDTDRIAVFGHSGGGGVVHFLSLFEKRIDALISFDPALFVMTDDELKVGMNIPTLIMETGNWLEREEAGNLHLLTNSGEVKPYLLKLPNANHPDFAMLDHLSPLAHYLGFTGTFMTSGGEEYLYKSINSFLEYAFGERSEKEFLETLLSRNDVKLFIGDRQINE
- a CDS encoding dienelactone hydrolase family protein, with translation MIPDFSYIKERIDFSSGYIFKGKHYRCSLIRYPSRYVNSAKGSENVELYHFSPRENPVGSIIILHGLGTVNIPFLFWMGSHLASAGLQATVMILPGNYTRTASGSTSGKDYFSHDLSRLVKFWEQAVVDTLSTIDFLQQEKIWWDNNCLFGYCLGGMVATIVNALDDRIKSMILMTVGGNMARIIWGSPVLKSLRGSFARGLGSEGFLNDEKRLEERFKRDVNRLREFSSVRQLIESDLHPLLKIDPLAYAGFSDRNRVTMIEALFDKTLPYQTRKQLWEAFKRPRRYIIPIGHVSWFPFEYALGKFILKKMGIKEARRKLRLLETIKPGIEWNPRK
- a CDS encoding ATP-binding cassette domain-containing protein: MILETRAIEKSFDGHKVLDKIDFNIKHGELHVIGGLNGSGKSTFVKILTGQLGRDSGSLYIEGHQVEIESFKDARKLGMAMVHQEYMLVPDLTLAENIFLGIGQFLTSRKKMNQLAGAILERVGLEIDPSKKAMEIDRDSQFFLEIATAIASKPSLLIIDDALTGLSRPLHKRALKLLGEFTAEGISVLLTTVDPEIMSLGDSLSIIERGRLIDVTAENADELLADFRPLPPAPIENRSGEPFIVVEDLAGTGKILRLTKGETVCLLCKSRQGMREITRAITRQNPFRENAVPIFEEAKNFFERFARKTSSHRVYFRTNYKNNGFVICQMLQKRESFKFRRSFKKWALVNREPPVSVREYLATMGLAENFLPLITTQDRELAEMGFKAFDLFIFLQPSIGLDPSLLKVLNCLLQRIVEAGKIAVIISDDDGFCRELCGRVERVEI
- a CDS encoding helix-turn-helix transcriptional regulator, which gives rise to MRVERLLGITIVLLGRRRVPVRELAERFSVSCRTIHRDLDALSMAGIPVVTVRGSGGGVEIMEGYRLSSTLFNQDELLSSIVALEGLGKALDSGSITSALEKIKGLLSREEQESIEKGRSLFLDISPWFSSKIEEHMLSQIREAISKSLLISFRYMNNKGQESTRRVEPMSLVFKGYTWYLYGYCLLRDDYRFFKLSRMDELEITLESFMRREKELEKRRVENSIDWQEKLERIVMKISSKVRARAVDIFGRKAIKFIPDGTGLVEVFWPLDEWVYSTILSFGADIIVIEPESLKDEIKKRLISSLNRYT
- a CDS encoding DUF3795 domain-containing protein, encoding MLAFCGIDCANCPAYIATFENNDRLRIETAAKWSEMFRSSLKKEDINCMGCHSGGPLFSYCNECGIRKCALEQKIKETCAECSDYSCQLLTEFHKMLQDEKKLLDRLHSEIEMRS
- a CDS encoding beta clamp domain-containing protein, which encodes MEFRINSEEYSRLIDLLNRVTGTVEPTYRHFQIYHRRGLKFFASDGCAKLEFSSPIEVDPFTGVYTVPIDYARALKTGKRDTTITFSTDGSQIKISTGSETLTLDRTRTEELPLMERKFEFSFRYSLKEFRDGLDFVSAASMEGDSIEIFSKEEKTYMAAAAGKLVLVASIESLPRYGFAFSIPYVTVRHLVKAFEELKVEEIDTGVGISELGFKVGPLLFSVCTDETTFSPPISLIRNNCGHRVERRELLIALGKITRLSRKGFSVLMISKNSTLSFYLKAANLRYESIASSFSGGSFVVQIDPHRLHSVLSRMKAQALNLSIQEKNLLVGSPESGQYLLIPLVQP